Proteins encoded within one genomic window of Pygocentrus nattereri isolate fPygNat1 chromosome 9, fPygNat1.pri, whole genome shotgun sequence:
- the LOC119264039 gene encoding mucin-5AC-like: MKDRDGFSLEKKMWKMENLSGDSALVCLPEYFQKERPGQFCWDTTTTTTTATTTTTTTTTTTTTTTTTTTTTTTATTTTTTTTTTTTTTTTTTTTTTTTTTATTTTTTTALTTTTNTTNTATTTTTTTTTTTTATTTTTTTTTTTTTTTTTTTTTTTTTITTTTTTTTTTTTTTTTTTTTTTTTTTTTTTTTTTTTTTTTTTTTATNTTTTTTTTTTTTTTTTTATTTTTTTITTTTTTTTTTTTTTTTTTTTTTTATTTTTTTTTTTTTTTTTTTTTTTTTTTTTTTTTTTTTTTTTTTTTTTTTTTTTTTTTTTTTTTTTTTTTTTTTTTTTTTTTTTTTTTTTTTTTTTTTTTTTTTTTTTTTTITTTATTTTTTTTTTTTTTTTTTTTSTTTTTTTTTTTTTTTTTTTTTTTTTTTTTTTTTTTTTTTTTTTTTTTTTTTTTTTTTTTTTTTTTTTTTTTTTTTTTTTTTTTTTTTTTTTTTTTTTTTTTTTTTTTTTTTTTTTTTTTTTTTTTTTTTTTTTTTTTTTTTTTTTTTTTTTTTTTTTTTTTTTTTTTTTTTTTTTTTTTM; this comes from the exons ATGAAGGACAGAGATGGGTTTTCTCTGGAaaagaaaatgtggaaaatg GAGAACTTGTCAGGGGACAGTGCACTAGTGTGTCTTCCAGAGTACTTTCAGAAAGAGAGGCCTGGTCAGTTCTGCTGGgatacaactactactactactactgctactactactactactactactactactactactactactaccaccaccaccaccaccactactactactgctactactactactactactactactactactactactactaccaccaccaccaccaccactactactaccaccactactgctactaccactactactactactgcccttactactactactaatactactaatactgctactactaccaccaccaccactactactactactactgctactactactactactactaccactaccactactactactactaccaccactactaccactactaccactactactattactaccactactactaccactaccaccaccaccaccaccactactactactactaccaccaccaccactactactactactactactactactaccactactactactactactactactactactactactgccaccaatactactactactaccaccactactactactaccaccaccactactactactgctactactactactactactaccattaccaccactactactactaccaccaccactactactactaccaccactactactactactactactactgctactactactactaccactactactactactactacaactactactaccactactactactactactactactaccactaccactaccaccactactaccaccactactactaccactaccactactactactactactaccaccaccactactactactactactactactactactaccactactactactaccactaccactactaccactactactactactaccactactactactaccactactactactaccactaccaccactactactactactactactactactactactactaccactactactactactactactactattactactactgctactactactaccactactactactactactactactactaccactactactactactacctctactactaccaccactactaccaccactactactaccaccactaccaccactaccactactactaccactactaccactactactaccactaccactactaccactaccactactactactaccactactactactaccactaccaccactactaccactactactactactactactactaccactactactactactactactaccaccactaccactactactactactactaccactactactaccaccactactactaccactaccaccaccactactaccactactactactactactaccactactactactactactactactactaccaccactaccactactactactactactaccactactactaccaccactactactaccactaccaccaccactactaccactactactaccactactaccactactactactactactaccactactactactactactactactaccaccaccactaccactactaccactactactactactaccaccaccaccaccaccatg